Proteins encoded in a region of the Pelmatolapia mariae isolate MD_Pm_ZW linkage group LG16_19, Pm_UMD_F_2, whole genome shotgun sequence genome:
- the LOC134644618 gene encoding tonsoku-like protein yields MGETCLHLNLRTQTDWKSSPSFLIQDIPPHTQAVLAQRKSGSSTLSGSWCPHLSLSTLRLCFVFLLRVDNIKYPQSALHPSEANSCSVWWLCEQAAQRYYQKCGLLPRLSLQKEGALLSPQDQLLAVLHTNEEVLAEVCSWDLPPLPERYKKACQSLAVDENKRVSRLCEVQDRGSSVSVCGLGLAASSLGPLLRALKLQASLTELQISGNRMSDDLLPELIATTLTMPRLQLLDISANCITGDGLEKAVNALKGQSAPAFPCLEELDLSMNPVGDGVSESLSCLLSCCPVLAKLSLQACGLTARFLQQHRLLLASALTGTGHLKAVCLSHNPLGSTGFELVLKTLPLHCLTHVDLSAVCRGPADYPALEHLAKVLSQDECSLSHLSLAANGLTDSSVTTLARCLSSCPTLVSLNLSGNPSVTSAGLHNILASVREARRPLTLLNLEGCQVSGPWESEDPDSLSELVQDIRLCSQALNKLDRQTLKQSWDRTQSHGRFLDRNSKCLLSATST; encoded by the exons acatccctccacacacacaggctgtgcTGGCTCAGAGAAAGAGTGGGTCATCAACATTATCAGGCAGCTGGTGCCCCCACCTCTCCTTATCCACGCTCAG ACTCTGCTTTGTCTTTCTACTGAGAGTTGACAACATTAAATAtccacaaag TGCTCTGCATCCCAGTGAGGCCAACTCCTGCTCTGTGTGGTGGCTGTGTGAGCAGGCAGCTCAGCGTTACTACCAGAAATGTGGCCTCCTGCCTCGTCTCTCTCTGCAGAAAGAAGGCGCCCTGCTCTCCCCGCAGGACCAGCTGCTGGCCGTCCTGCACACAAATGAAGAG GTTCTGGCTGAAGTTTGCTCGTGGGATCTCCCTCCTCTCCCTGAGCGATACAAGAAGGCCTGTCAAAGTCTGGCAGTGG ATGAGAACAAGCGTGTCTCCCGGCTATGTGAGGTTCAGGACCGGGGTTCCTCCGTGTCAGTGTGTGGCCTGGGTTTGGCCGCCTCTTCCCTCGGCCCGCTCCTCCGTGCCCTAAAACTTCAGGCCAGCCTCACCGAGCTGCAAATTTCTGGCAACCGTATGTCTGACGACCTTCTCCCTGAGCTGATTGCCACAACGCTCACCATGCCTCGTCTGCAGCTGCTGGACATTTCCGCCAACTGCATTACAGGGGACGGGCTGGAGAAGGCTGTAAATGCTTTAAAGGGACAGAGTGCACCTGCATTCCCG tgcctggaggagctggacctCAGTATGAACCCAGTGGGGGACGGCGTGTCTGAGTCTCTGTCCTGTctgctgtcctgctgccctgtgcTAGCCAAGCTGTCTCTGCAGGCCTGCGGCCTCACTGCTCGTTTCCTTCAGCAGCATCGACTGCTGCTAGCCAGCGCGCTCACAG GCACAGGCCATTTGAAAGCAGTGTGCCTTTCCCACAATCCCCTGGGCTCCACCGGCTTTGAGCTGGTGTTAAAGACTCTGCCCCTCCACTGTCTCACACACGTGGACCTGTCGGCTGTCTGCAGAGGGCCTGCTGATTACCCGGCACTGGAACACCTCGCCAAAGTCCTGTCACAg gaCGAGTGCTCTCTGAGCCACCTGAGCCTGGCTGCAAATGGGCTGACAGACAGCAGTGTAACTACCTTGGCGAG gTGCCTCTCGTCGTGTCCCACACTGGTGAGTCTGAATCTGTCAGGAAATCCGTCTGTTACATCAGCGGGACTTCACAACATCCTGGCGTCTGTCAGAGAGGCCCGTCGACCACTGACACTTCTAAACCTTGAAG GTTGTCAGGTCTCTGGCCCCTGGGAGAGTGAAGACCCTGACAGTTTGTCAGAGCTGGTCCAGGATATCCGTCTTTGCTCTCAGGCCCTCAACAAGCTGGACCGACAGACCTTGAAGCAGAGCTGGGACAGGACTCAGTCACACGGACGCTTTCTCGACCGAAACTCCAAGTGCCTCCTCTCTGCCACCTCCACTTGA